Genomic DNA from Hordeum vulgare subsp. vulgare chromosome 2H, MorexV3_pseudomolecules_assembly, whole genome shotgun sequence:
ccggggccatagtgttcactagaggcttctctcaaaatagcaaatatcacggtgggtgaacaaattactgtcgagcaattgatagaactgcgcaaattcatgacgatatctaaggcaatgatcatacatataggcatcacgtccgagacaagtagaccgatactttctgcatctactactattactccacacatcgaccgctatccagcatgcatctcgtgtattgagttcatgacgaacagagtaacgccttaagcaagatgacatgatgtagagggataaactcaaaccaatcatgaaaaccccatctttttgcccttgatggcaacaacacgatgcgtgcctcgctaccccttctgtcactggatggggtgataacccacaagtgtaggggatcgcaacagtttttgagggaagagtattcgatccaaatttgttgattcgcctcaaggggaaaagaaagaatattctcaagtattagcagctgagtttgtcagatttaaccacacctgaaagattagtgtctgcaagcaaagtatcagtagcaaagtagtatgatagcaacactgtcagaaacagatctattgacggcatactattcctaactgttgtatcagtggcgccagtaagttgcacgtggacggggaactattcttccccggcaacaatgtaggaaaaggtcttgcaacaagtaacagcagagtagcaaggaacagcagtagcagcagcagcagagtaacagcagtagcaacagtagtagcaaagtggcccaatcccttttgtagcaagggacaagcctggataaagtaacgtagcaaggaccagtagtaaaagactcgtaggcagtggatcggtgatggatgagtgtgacggatgtgattcatcatgtaacagctataacacgcagaggtaagtaactagctcccgttcatcaatctaatgtaggcatgtatttcgtatgtagttatacgtgcttagggaaaagaacttgcatgacatctattgtccatccctcccgtggctgcggggtcctaatggaaactacggaatattaaggttctccttttaataaagaaccggaccaacgcattaacacgtggtgaatacatgaactcctcatactatggtcatctccgggagtggttccggctattgtcactccggggtttccgggtcataacacaaagtaggtgactacaacttgcaagataggatctaaaacacacatatattggcgacaacataataggttaagatctgaaatcatggcactcgggccctagtgacaagcattaagcatagccaagtagtagcaacatcaatctagaacatagtggatactagggatcaatccccgtcaaaactaactcgattacatgatagatctcatccaactcatcaccgtccagcaagcctacgatgagattactcacgaacgatgaagagcatcatggaattatcgatggaggaaggttgacgatgacgatggcgacgatttcccctctctggagccccgaacggactccagatctgccatccagatgaagaacaggaggtggcggcgcctccgtatcgtaaaatgcgatgaaaccttctctctgatttttttttccgggcgagacggaagatatagagctgagtttgggggcggtggtgccacgtgggccccacaagccctcacggcgcggcctaggggggtggccgcggcctatgggcttgtggcccactagcacgccccctccggtggatctttgcacaggtatttttcttttattccagaaaaattctccgtaaattttcaggacattccgagaacttttatttctgcacaaaaacaacaccatggcaattctgctgaaaacaacgttagtctgggttagttccatttaaatcatgcaagttagagtccaaaacaagggcaaaagagttcggaaaagtagatacgacggagacgtatcatgaggtcaccgcacggtatgaacccaaaaccaagcacttctcccattgcaagaatcatagatcaagttggccaaacaaaacccacaactcgaagagaattacaaggataagaaatcatgcatataagagatcagaagaaactcaaataagattcatagataatctgatcataaatccacaattcatcggatctcgacaaacacaccgcaaaagaagattacatcggatagatctccatgaagatcatggagaactttgtattgaagatccaagagagagaagaagccatctagctactagctatggacccgtaggtttatggtgaactactcacgcatcataggagaggtcatggtgttgatgaagaagccctatgtatccgaatctcccctccggcagggcaccagaacgtgccccggatgggatcttgcggagacagaagcttgcggcggcggaaaagtgttttcgtggatctcctgatttttttgggattttaaggaatttattggcgaaggagctagggcaggggaggcccagggagcccacaagcctaggaggcgcggcccccctggtcgcgccatgagggcttgtggcctcccccgagactccatgccttggttcccaagctttctgcgtatcttctgttccggaaaaaatcttttcagaagttttattccgtttggactccgtttaaaatctcctctgaaaagggtcaaaaatatggaaaaaacaggaactagcacttggcactgagttaataagttagtcccaaaaaagatataaaaggcatacaaaacatccaaagtttcacaagataatagcataaaaccatcaaaaatatagatacattggagacgtatcacctacctaggctcaatagaGAGTCCAGCCCGCTCGTCTACATCCTAAGCGTGCACGGGTCTTGGGCTCATTGCTCTTTACACTCCTGCATGTTGTGAGGGCGGCCGAGACTAGTCCtgccacctcttatacaagataaATGATTACGCAGACTACTCGGGCGTGCGCCACTCCATTGCTGATGtacgaagagcttcggctgatactgcgACGCTGAGTGCCCATAATTGTCCCTGCGTGAAGGTTAGTGTGTATAGGTCAAACGACCAACTCACATCAAATTCCCAATCCCATTAATGTTTTGTCAACTATTGTGACGATCAGtgatccacgatatgtggtcccaTTGCctcgtctcgaggatgtgtggcaagggccaagaattccTGGCCATGCCTCGTCACAACCACGCGAGAAAGTGAAAGTAACCGTGTGTTTGTAACATCACAAGAATCAGATGAATGACCCTTGATGGATTTCAATCGATGTAACCGTTAAGGTGATcggagaggaatcaccctcgatggttcacgtttgaggggttgcacgacagagtaattatcagaagtggtgaaggaggaatcacccatcGTAATCCACTTCCGTTTAACTACACTACAAAGTTAACATCAGGAGTACAAtacaaggtatcaccctcggtactcgatagtacctCTGCAgattcgtacaactaaggggtgtgagGTGATGTGATGTGTCATGGCTTGTCAATCAGATGATGGAGTCTTCGAGTCTTCAATGTCGTCGAGTCTTCGATGACGAAGCAGCGGCAACTGCGACTAACTGGGGTCACTAGGGACCACtaatccacctatactaagcatttaatatgTAGTAGGGTACAATATGATTTTAACAAAAACAGGCTATGGATCAGAGCTATctataacagtagcaaaatctaatgcaagcatgagggagaaagaatggacGATatggggatgatcaaaggggtttgcttgccttgtcgcTCTACTACAAAAGGTTGGTTGTCAGGGGGTTGTCGCACCCGACAACAGCCTCAACTTCAGCGTCTAcaggagagaagagggggaagaacaataaataatagcaagcagatgcatcacgatgcatgacatggcaatatgcattgctagggatgagctaacgcagtactgCACGTcatgcagagagtgggaaaatatctgacgatatttcccgggtctgtggctactaccgaaCAGATAATCCTAACGCCATATGTTCATCATGTTAGGAGCTTGTGACACATGAACGCACAAAGTATTTGGATTCGTGGGATTTTTCTAATCAACTTTTAcgtacaaattattttcatctaacttatagattattttataagatttttcaaagttgTAAATCATTTTAACAAATTATCAGAATTATTTTAATTTGAaaaagtctttattgcatcagcatgccaTCATGATGATGTCAGCAGTCAATAGGGCTATTGACTCGTCAAACTGTTAGCTCGACCCCACCCGTCATAAACATAGGGCTAATTCCAGAGTTTATTTTATCTAATTAAATAATCTAACTACCAGGGCCCACATGTTAGTGTCTATTTAACCAaattaattagtttaattaatttaatAGTTTAATTAGGGGCTAATTATACCTGGGCCCACATGTTAGTGGCTACGGGGTGGTGGCCCACTAGTCGGCTGCTCGGGGCTGCCCAGTCAGCACTTGGCCACGGTTAACGGTCAACACAGCCCGGTGGGCACTTGCAACGACCGGGTGGCCCTTGTCGGCCAGGTCAGCGGCGGTGGCCGAGGCAGCTCTGGCGATCCAGAAACACGACGGAGGGCTCGGGCCAGCGATGAAAATTTGCCATTGGGGGCCAAATCGAGCGCGGAGGGGCTCGTTTGGACACGGAGGCCAGCGTGCATCCATTCGACGAGCGGGAGGAGCTGGGGCGTCCTGGAGCGGCGCCGATGTTGAGCTGCAGCGGCAGCCATGGTCGGGCAACAGTGGGCAATATGATGTGGCGCACTAGCGAGCTACCACACGGACTAAGGGGAACTTGCGCGACGCGTGGGAGCTAAAGGGCACGAGCCCGGGATATTTTCTCGCCAGAGGctcgccggcgtcgagctcgAGCTGAGCCGAGCCTCAGTCACATTGTCTAGGGGGTGCAGGGCACGTGCGAGCCATCGAAGAGCAGGGGAAGGTGCATGAGCTTATAGAAGTCCTGCAGATGTGCTGAGACTGATCAGGGAGGGCTCGGTGCGGTCGGATCGACAGCGAGGGGCggcggtgacccgaggaggaataCGGAGGTACGGGGGCGATGTAGAGGCAGCGGGCTCGCGCTCGAAGTCGGGGTGGACGCGGCGTTCGATGGCGGAGCTCCTCGACAACATCGAGGGCGAGCGGGGCACGGTAGTCGTGGTTACGCCGGGGCCGTGGCGACGGCGGCGCTGCCTCGAGCGGTCAGaggaaggggacgagcgagggGGAAGTGGGAGGCGTGCTAGGGTTCCACGGGTGCGGGGAGAACTTGTAGGCGTCGAGGAGGCACcaaatgcgcgccacggtgacggGGGCGGCCGATGGCGGTCATCGTCGCGCCCACGTCGGTTCGGGTGGGGAGGGGAGGACAATGGAGGTAGGTGTGCTCGCCCGGCACTCTAGCTAGTTGGCTTAAGTGCACAGTGTCGCCTGGCCCCTttcgtttttttttatttttctctttgttTCTGATTTTATTTAATTATAACAGCAAGTTACTTTTGTAACAATATAGTGTTTCACCCAATCATTAACTTGCATTTTTTAGGTTGTGCCATAAAAAGTTTGGGGCCCATTCGGAagtgtgggaattttcattattcaAAAAAGGTATTTAATTAATTGTTTTGGCCTCTGTTATTATTGTTTGGAGGCACTTAAATACCTTGAAAAAATATGGTTTCAATTTTATAGATACCTCAAGAATATTTGAAACCCAATCATGATTTTAGTTCTCATATCTGTCAAAAGATTTAATCCACTTATTAAAAGGAGTTTGAATTTCAAaatggaatttgaaatgagatatgatttTAAGATTGATCAAGCACTGTTTAGCAAAATAATTAGCTTAATATTGGCCATCACTGTAGTTCAATTCAATGATCATTGTAGATTAACCTAAAGGTGTCACACTCATATCCGCTTCATATTTGGGCTCAATACGAGGGTTATCGGTTACCCGGACGTTTGAGGCCCGTCTGAAGGTTTCAGCTAGGTCAATTTTTTTGTGACCGGTTAGTGATCGGAAAATCTATCTGAATGTTTGTGACGGATTTAAGGGGTCCGACTGTAAATGCTCTTACAATTCTATCATTTTTTAAGATTGCTTGTgcttttttaatttcttttcttgcaaatgaAAACCTTGTCAAGTTCCTTCTTATTATCTCTAGTAAGAGACATTGAGTATCTTCAGGCTTCTTTAGAAtttcaaaatttcagaaactAATCGGTGCGCTAATGGAGTGGCACACAAAATTGCAAAGTTTTGTTTTACTCCTTCCATCACAGTTTAGAAGACATGCACGTGTacgtaggtcgtcaatttgatttatataaaatatattattaaacataaaaattatattacTAGAAAATAGAATATGTGAAGTTTTTAATAATatcttttttgtaatatatgctttTCATTAAGTTTATTAAATTATCGATCTAGGTACATATGTCGAACTTGTAAACTGAGACGAAGAGAGTATAGTAAATTGTTCTGATAGTAAGTTTGATGGTGTTCTTCTTAATAGTTTTTTTGTCCGGACGGTCTTACGTTGCAATGAATAGTTGTAATAACttttttaataattaattaatgtacgagatgtttctttttttgaaagaaaaaacAGCTCAGTCCGGTTGTAGATGATGGATTCTAACGATGCGGACGATGCGGACGTGTCGTTGGCCCGCAGAACATGATGTACACTTTGCATCGTGATGAGTTAATCCGAAACTAGCCGTTGGGAGGGGGAATCAATCCATTAGCTCGTGCTCCCCTCCTGCCTCTACTAGCCGTTGGTGGCCTCGTGCACGCCCTCGTCTTCTTCCCGCGCCATCTCTGCAGCGGCAGGAATAGCTCGCGGGCGCGCCACATTTATGACACCACCACCCCTCACACCCTACCTTACCTACCAACGAGCCCACCCCCTCCCTCACTCCTCTCCCCTCGCCACCGCAACGTCTCTCTCGTGCTCCATAGCCTCCCCTGCTTCACTTCGTGTACAGACTGCAGACCGGCCGGCGCCATGCCGCTGCGGCTAGGCGGTAACCGCGCGGCCGCCCTGCTGCTCGTCCTGCACTGCTGCTGCGCTCCGCTCCTCTTCCCGTCGccggcagccgccgccgcccaccgccaCCATCCCGCCGGGGACGGCGTCGTGATCAGCGAGGCGGACCGGCAGGGCCTGCAGGCCATCAAGCAGGACCTCTCCGACCCCCGCGGCTTCCTCCGCTCCTGGAACGACACCGGCCTCGGCGGCGCCTGCTCGGGGGCCTGGACGGGGATCAAGTGCGTCAACGGCAACGTGGTCGCCATCACGCTCCCCTGGCGCGGCCTCGCCGGCACCCTCTCCGCGCGGGGGCTCGGCCAGCTCACCCAGCTCCGCCGCCTCAGCCTCCACGACAACGCCATCGCCGGGGCGGTCCCGAGCTCGCTCGGCTTCCTCCCCGACCTCCGCGGCCTCTACCTCTTCAACAACCGCTTCTCCGGCGCCATCCCGCCGGAGATCGGCCGCTGCCTCGCGCTGCAGTCGTTCGATGCGAGCAGTAACCTCCTCACCGGCGTCCTCCCGGCTTCGATTGCCAACTCCACCAAGCTCATCCGCCTCAACCTCAGCCGCAACGCCATCTCCGGCGAGGTCCCCGCGGAGGTCGTCGGCTCCTCGTCGCTCCTCTTCCTCGACCTCTCATACAACAAGCTCTCCGGCCACATCCCTGACTCTTTCGGGGGCGGCTCCAAGGCGCCGTCCTCGTCCTCGCGGAAAGAAGCCGTCACTGGGAGCTACCAGCTCGTCTTCATCAGCCTCGCGCACAACTCGCTCGACGGGCCGGTGCCGGAGTCGCTCGCCGGGCTCAGCAAGCTGCAGGAGCTGGACCTGGCCGGCAACAACCTCGACGGCTCCATCCCCGCCCAGTTGGGCTCGCTTCACGACCTCACGACGCTCGACCTCTCGGGCAACGAGCTCGCCGGGGAGATCCCGGAGAGCCTCGCAAACCTCACCGCTAAGCTCCAGTCCTTCAACGTCTCGTACAACAACCTCTCCGGTGCGGTGCCGGCCTCGCTCGCCCAGAAGTTTGGGCCCGCCTCCTTCACCGGTAACATACTGCTCTGCGGCTACTCTGCTTCTTCGCCGCCCTGTCCCGTGTCTCCGTCTCCGGCGCCGGGGGCAACCTCGCAAGGGGCAACCGGGCGCCACGGCCTCCGCAAGTTCAGCACCAAGGAGCTCGCATTGATCATCGCCGGGATCGTGATTGGTGTCCTCATCTTGCTGTCGCTCTGCTGCCTCCTGCTCTGTTTACTGACAAGGAAGAAGAAGTCCAGCACTAGCACTGGAGCACGGAGCGGGAAGCAGTCGTCAAGCAAGGACGCCGCCGGTGCCGGCGCCGCTGCAGCTGCTGGGCGAGGCGAGAAGCCGGGGGCATCCGAAGCGGAGTCCGGCGGCGACGTAGGTGGCAAACTGGTGCACTTCGACGGGCCGCTGGCGTTCACGGCCGACGACCTGCTGTGCGCCACCGCAGAGATCATGGGGAAGAGCACGTACGGCACGGTGTACAAGGCGACGCTGGAGGACGGCAGCCTGGTGGCCGTGAAGCGGCTGCGGGAGAAGATAACCAAGGGGCAGAAGGAGTtcgaggccgaggcggcggcgcTCGGCAAGGTCCGGCATCCCAACCTGCTCTCGCTCAGAGCCTACTACCTCGGCCCCAAGGGGGAGAAGCTGCTCGTCTTCGATTACATTCCCAGGGGCAGCCTCTCCGCCTTCTTGCACGGTGAGATTCCTCAAAAATTGTTCATCCTTTGAAGGAGATTACATTCAAATCTGTGGTTCTGAGTTCAGACATTTGGTTCATGGCGTTCGTTCAGCTCGAGCTCCCAACACGCCGGTGGACTGGGCGACGCGGATGGCGATCGCCAAGGGCACGGCCCGCGGGCTCGCGTACCTCCACGACGACATGAGCATCACCCACGGCAACCTCACCGGCAGCAACGTCCTCCTCGACGACGACTCGAGCCCCAAGATCGCCGACATCGGCCTGTCTCGCCTCATGACGGCCGCCGCCAACTCAAGCGTGCTCGCCGCGGCGGGTGCGCTGGGGTACCGCGCGCCGGAGCTGTCCAAGCTCAAGAAGGCGAGCGGCAAGACCGACGTGTACAGCCTCGGCGTCATCATCCTGGAGCTGCTCACCGGCAAGTCCCCCGCCGACACGACCAACGGCATGGACCTGCCGCAGTGGGTGGGGTCGATCGTGAAGGAGGAGTGGACCAACGAGGTGTTCGACCTGGAGCTGATGCGGGACACGGCCGCCGGCCCGGAGGGGGACGAGCTCATGGACACGCTCAAGCTGGCGCTGCAGTGCGTCGAGGTCTCGCCGTCGGCCAGGCCGGAGGCGCGGGAGGTGCTGCGGCAGCTCGAGGAGATTCGGCCTGGACCGGAGGGCGGCGCCGCCGGACCGAGCGAGGAAGGCCATGTTGCTTCTGCAAGCAACGAGTAGAGCAGTGGCCGACTTGGATGGATTAGAGAGGAAAGAAGATTGTTACATTGAGGTTTAGTTGTTTTGATAATTTTTTGATTCATTTATAAGTTGAAGGGATCACCCTTCTTTTTCATTTTCTATATAGTTTGTATAGGCAAATATTATTTGCGCCACTAGAATCTCTGTCAGGAATTCCAAACCCATATAAACATTATTGATTTGTCACAGCTGTTGATCACACTTCTGAATTTCTCATGGCTTGCTTCCTCGTCAAGTCGTCATGTCATTCAGAATTTCAAACTGAATTTTGATACATTCAAAAACCGATTCCAGTAAACCTCGCACTCTCTTCCTTCTGAAGGCGGCCTAATTATGTCCAGTAAATAGTGGTGCTCCAGTAACTTGGTTTAATCAAGAGTTGTGGATAATCAACCACCAGATATACCAACCGACAAGGAAGAATGTTCAGGACAATAGTTTACTGGATGAAGTCTAGCATGCCAAAAATCTTTAAGGTGAAAATTTAAATTCTAATCTTAGTGGTCGGATCCGATGAGGACGGTACTTGAACGTCG
This window encodes:
- the LOC123429546 gene encoding probable leucine-rich repeat receptor-like protein kinase IMK3; amino-acid sequence: MPLRLGGNRAAALLLVLHCCCAPLLFPSPAAAAAHRHHPAGDGVVISEADRQGLQAIKQDLSDPRGFLRSWNDTGLGGACSGAWTGIKCVNGNVVAITLPWRGLAGTLSARGLGQLTQLRRLSLHDNAIAGAVPSSLGFLPDLRGLYLFNNRFSGAIPPEIGRCLALQSFDASSNLLTGVLPASIANSTKLIRLNLSRNAISGEVPAEVVGSSSLLFLDLSYNKLSGHIPDSFGGGSKAPSSSSRKEAVTGSYQLVFISLAHNSLDGPVPESLAGLSKLQELDLAGNNLDGSIPAQLGSLHDLTTLDLSGNELAGEIPESLANLTAKLQSFNVSYNNLSGAVPASLAQKFGPASFTGNILLCGYSASSPPCPVSPSPAPGATSQGATGRHGLRKFSTKELALIIAGIVIGVLILLSLCCLLLCLLTRKKKSSTSTGARSGKQSSSKDAAGAGAAAAAGRGEKPGASEAESGGDVGGKLVHFDGPLAFTADDLLCATAEIMGKSTYGTVYKATLEDGSLVAVKRLREKITKGQKEFEAEAAALGKVRHPNLLSLRAYYLGPKGEKLLVFDYIPRGSLSAFLHARAPNTPVDWATRMAIAKGTARGLAYLHDDMSITHGNLTGSNVLLDDDSSPKIADIGLSRLMTAAANSSVLAAAGALGYRAPELSKLKKASGKTDVYSLGVIILELLTGKSPADTTNGMDLPQWVGSIVKEEWTNEVFDLELMRDTAAGPEGDELMDTLKLALQCVEVSPSARPEAREVLRQLEEIRPGPEGGAAGPSEEGHVASASNE